One window of Papaver somniferum cultivar HN1 chromosome 9, ASM357369v1, whole genome shotgun sequence genomic DNA carries:
- the LOC113313379 gene encoding pleckstrin homology domain-containing protein 1-like yields the protein MVSLIWQAAMEAIQRSYTAEEDYDGVEYWTNPEKSGWLTKQGEYIKTWRRRWFVLKQGKLFWFKDSNVNSPDVKPRGVISVGANCLAVKCAQDIIFNQDFPFQIITNSYDYDTLYFLADSVKEKNEWISSIGRSIIQHSPSLIGN from the coding sequence ATGGTGAGTTTGATATGGCAAGCAGCAATGGAAGCGATACAGAGATCATATACAGCAGAAGAAGATTACGATGGCGTCGAATACTGGACCAACCCAGAAAAATCTGGTTGGTTAACGAAACAAGGCGAATACATAAAAACATGGAGGCGTCGCTGGTTCGTGTTGAAACAGGGGAAATTGTTTTGGTTTAAAGATTCAAATGTAAATTCGCCTGATGTTAAACCTCGTGGTGTTATTTCTGTTGGTGCTAATTGTCTTGCTGTTAAATGTGCTCAGGATATTATCTTCAATCAGGATTTTCCTTTCCAGATTATTACTAATAGTTATGATTATGATACTCTGTATTTTCTTGCTGATTCTGTTAAAGAGAAGAACGAATGGATTAGTTCTATTGGGAGATCTATCATTCAACATTCTCCTTCTTTGATTGGTAATTGA